A window of Christiangramia forsetii KT0803 contains these coding sequences:
- a CDS encoding GNAT family N-acetyltransferase, which translates to MEKPYKILEWDTDFFNFNVAEIKKNILSDTSSRQNILESMVREEIKLAYYSSEKKLELELSPDFDVDLIIHRVPLERKIIDEFPIHRKISFYEEDYPDNSLIELAQLAGRQGRFGLDPKIAPEVCDEIFKNWIINSVNKKLATHTLVYKENSEIVGFATIDIKDGKGRTPLFAVKREYEGKGISFALMRAMESVLKREGCPIVVGGTQKLNEKALKVYKRYGLVPQKPEFIYHFWNKKL; encoded by the coding sequence ATGGAAAAACCATATAAAATTTTAGAATGGGATACGGACTTTTTTAATTTCAATGTTGCAGAAATTAAAAAGAATATTCTAAGCGATACCAGCTCAAGACAAAATATTCTTGAATCCATGGTTCGTGAGGAAATAAAATTAGCCTATTATAGTTCGGAAAAAAAGTTAGAATTAGAATTATCTCCAGATTTTGATGTAGACTTAATCATACATAGAGTACCGTTAGAAAGGAAGATTATTGATGAGTTTCCGATTCATCGAAAAATTAGCTTTTATGAAGAAGACTATCCGGACAATTCATTAATCGAATTAGCTCAATTAGCAGGCCGGCAAGGCAGATTTGGTTTAGATCCAAAAATAGCTCCGGAAGTTTGTGACGAGATATTTAAAAATTGGATTATAAATTCAGTTAATAAGAAGCTAGCTACCCACACTTTAGTTTATAAAGAGAATTCAGAAATTGTAGGTTTTGCGACAATTGATATAAAAGACGGAAAGGGAAGAACACCTCTATTTGCTGTTAAGAGGGAATATGAAGGTAAAGGTATTTCATTTGCTTTAATGAGAGCTATGGAATCAGTTTTAAAAAGAGAGGGCTGTCCAATCGTAGTAGGTGGCACTCAAAAATTGAACGAAAAAGCACTCAAGGTCTACAAAAGATATGGTTTGGTTCCGCAGAAACCTGAGTTTATTTATCACTTTTGGAATAAAAAATTATAG
- a CDS encoding SDR family oxidoreductase, producing the protein MITESQKEKISASKILVTGGAGFIGSNLCETLIGLGAKVRCLDNFATGHRKNLDPIIENSSFELIEGDIRDIDTCKMACEGIDYVLHEAALGSVPRSLKDPKTSNDVNVSGFLNMLIAVKESEVKRFVYAASSSTYGDSEKLPKIEDEIGKPLSPYAITKYVNELYADIFHKSYGVDSIGLRYFNVFGRKQDPNGAYAAVIPKFVMQFMKHESPVINGDGTYSRDFTYIDNVIQMNLLAIVTGNPEAVNEVYNTAVGDRTDLVELTQILKKHLSEFDPEIKNIEVKHGPNRAGDIPHSLASVDKAKNLLDYKPTHAIDEGLNEAVKWYWENL; encoded by the coding sequence TTGATTACTGAATCTCAGAAAGAAAAAATTTCAGCTTCAAAAATTTTAGTTACTGGCGGAGCCGGCTTTATTGGGTCTAACCTTTGTGAAACCTTAATTGGTTTGGGAGCGAAAGTTCGATGTCTCGATAATTTTGCCACTGGCCATAGAAAAAACCTCGATCCTATTATCGAAAATTCATCTTTTGAATTGATAGAAGGAGATATAAGAGATATAGATACCTGTAAAATGGCATGTGAAGGGATTGACTACGTCTTGCATGAGGCTGCTTTGGGATCTGTTCCTAGATCTCTGAAAGATCCTAAAACAAGTAATGACGTAAATGTATCAGGTTTTTTAAATATGCTTATTGCTGTTAAGGAATCGGAAGTAAAAAGGTTTGTGTATGCTGCCAGTTCTTCTACTTATGGCGATTCAGAAAAATTACCGAAAATTGAAGATGAAATAGGAAAACCATTATCGCCTTACGCCATAACTAAATATGTGAATGAGCTTTATGCAGATATATTTCATAAATCATATGGAGTTGATTCCATAGGATTACGGTATTTTAATGTGTTTGGAAGAAAGCAGGACCCTAATGGAGCTTACGCCGCGGTAATTCCTAAATTCGTAATGCAATTTATGAAACATGAGAGTCCGGTAATTAATGGCGATGGAACTTATTCCCGCGATTTTACCTATATAGACAATGTGATCCAAATGAACCTTCTTGCGATAGTTACGGGTAATCCAGAAGCTGTCAACGAGGTTTATAATACGGCAGTAGGGGATAGGACAGATTTAGTTGAGCTTACACAAATTCTTAAAAAGCATCTTTCAGAGTTTGATCCTGAAATAAAAAATATAGAAGTAAAACATGGTCCTAATCGGGCGGGGGATATACCACATTCACTTGCTTCCGTAGATAAAGCTAAAAATTTACTTGATTATAAGCCAACTCACGCCATTGATGAAGGATTAAATGAGGCTGTTAAATGGTATTGGGAAAATTTGTAG
- a CDS encoding LacI family DNA-binding transcriptional regulator produces MKSKITLKELAKLLNVSISTVSKALHDSSEISPKTAKRVKELASLHNYRPNPVAVNLKKSRTGTIGVVIPNISNSFFARVLSGMEAEAQKHDQQIITYISNESFEREKQICDMLTSGMVDGVLIAVSEETQKKQQYDHLFALLDYDIPVVIYDRINLGLPADKIGVDDEKSFFDATKFFRAKGLEKIGLASAIHHVGIGQLRIKGYKKALKDEGAAMMATSTKPDDLKKKIRDLITEKKIEALLCTDFESAIMATRIAYEEKINIPEDLKLIGYISREIAEFLTPSLSYIEQHPQELGSNAIEILNNRLDGKYESGKFEEKIIATTLIHLESTKF; encoded by the coding sequence ATGAAAAGTAAAATAACTTTAAAAGAACTGGCAAAACTACTAAATGTAAGTATTTCTACAGTTTCTAAAGCTTTACATGACAGTTCCGAAATAAGTCCGAAAACTGCTAAACGGGTTAAAGAACTTGCAAGTTTACACAATTACAGGCCTAATCCTGTTGCAGTAAATCTAAAAAAGAGCAGGACGGGTACAATTGGGGTAGTGATCCCTAATATTTCTAATAGTTTTTTTGCGAGAGTGCTTTCTGGGATGGAAGCAGAGGCACAAAAGCATGATCAGCAAATAATCACTTATATTTCTAATGAGTCTTTTGAGCGGGAAAAGCAAATCTGTGATATGCTAACCTCCGGTATGGTTGATGGCGTTTTAATTGCGGTTTCTGAAGAGACGCAGAAAAAGCAGCAGTATGATCATTTATTCGCGCTTTTGGACTATGACATTCCAGTCGTAATTTATGATAGGATAAATTTAGGGCTACCTGCTGATAAGATTGGTGTTGATGATGAAAAGAGCTTTTTTGATGCAACTAAATTTTTCAGGGCAAAAGGTCTTGAAAAAATAGGTCTGGCCTCTGCAATTCATCATGTGGGAATAGGTCAGCTTAGAATAAAAGGTTATAAAAAAGCTTTAAAGGATGAAGGTGCTGCGATGATGGCCACCAGTACAAAACCTGATGATTTAAAGAAAAAAATAAGGGATCTTATTACTGAAAAGAAAATAGAAGCTTTGCTTTGTACAGATTTTGAAAGTGCAATCATGGCGACCAGAATAGCCTACGAAGAGAAAATAAATATTCCTGAAGACTTAAAGCTTATAGGGTATATAAGTAGAGAAATAGCTGAGTTTTTGACTCCCTCACTAAGTTATATTGAACAGCATCCACAAGAATTAGGTTCCAATGCTATTGAAATCTTAAATAATCGTCTGGATGGCAAATATGAATCAGGGAAATTTGAAGAAAAAATAATAGCAACCACTCTGATACATTTGGAGTCTACAAAGTTCTAA
- a CDS encoding thiol-disulfide oxidoreductase DCC family protein — protein MFEKIEITENPPPKNILIWDGDCGFCKFWKTRWQEKTKGKIVFKTFQDYASHFPDIPIKEFKKASRLIETDGKIYGGPDSAYRSLWHSGNKVWHQLYNSNSIFRSLSNHGYNHIAKNRSFYFKLTKLLFGKDPLNLKPYWLLYLIFLVVIIIII, from the coding sequence TTGTTCGAAAAGATTGAAATTACTGAAAATCCGCCACCTAAAAATATATTAATTTGGGATGGTGATTGTGGTTTTTGTAAATTCTGGAAAACCAGGTGGCAGGAGAAAACAAAAGGAAAAATTGTTTTTAAAACCTTTCAAGATTACGCCAGTCATTTTCCTGATATTCCAATAAAAGAATTCAAGAAAGCCAGCAGACTTATTGAAACCGATGGAAAAATTTACGGCGGGCCAGATTCGGCTTATCGTAGTTTATGGCACTCAGGCAATAAGGTATGGCACCAATTATACAACTCAAATTCTATATTTAGATCTTTGAGTAATCATGGATACAACCATATTGCGAAGAATAGATCATTCTACTTTAAGCTAACTAAACTTTTATTCGGAAAAGACCCCTTAAATTTAAAACCTTACTGGTTATTGTACTTAATCTTTTTGGTTGTAATAATCATTATAATATGA
- a CDS encoding Dps family protein has protein sequence MNYLGLDSDKTKTTVEELNVLLADYHIYYQKLRNFHWNVIGKNFFDLHEKFEELYDDAKLKVDEIAERILTLRYQPTSNMSDYLKDSNLKESPSDISDSKMIELLLNDHGLLLKQMRKVVEVADTGGDEGTIDLIGAYIRELEKTSWMLDAWKMKTSEQHKPVKK, from the coding sequence ATGAATTATTTAGGTTTAGATTCAGATAAAACAAAAACAACTGTTGAAGAACTCAACGTACTTTTAGCCGATTATCATATATATTATCAAAAACTTAGAAATTTCCACTGGAATGTTATCGGAAAGAATTTCTTCGATCTTCATGAGAAATTTGAAGAACTTTACGATGATGCAAAATTGAAAGTTGATGAAATTGCTGAAAGAATTCTTACATTACGCTACCAACCAACCAGTAATATGAGTGATTATCTGAAAGACTCTAACTTAAAGGAGTCTCCATCAGATATTTCTGATAGTAAAATGATTGAATTATTACTGAATGATCACGGTCTTCTTTTAAAACAAATGCGGAAAGTGGTAGAAGTTGCAGATACCGGAGGTGATGAAGGTACTATAGACCTTATAGGAGCTTACATTCGTGAACTGGAAAAAACCAGTTGGATGCTGGATGCATGGAAGATGAAAACAAGTGAACAACATAAACCCGTTAAAAAATAA
- a CDS encoding mechanosensitive ion channel family protein: protein MQDFNIQDSIKGIWDKLEGWMDTIILGLPNFLLAILVFVIFIFIAKYAGKIFDRIFHKSIKQDSIRQMAVKVIKAIIILIGFFIALGLLNLDTVLTSVLGAAGVVGLAIGLALQGTLNNTFSGLILSFLPELQIGDWVETNGFAGSVMEINLRNIVIKQSDNNYVVIPNGKIIDEPFKNFTRTSRSRVFVNCGVGYSSDLEMVRDLTIKTIEDIFPQRGNEEVELMFQEFGDSSINYVLRFWTDVSKNRDILVAQNTAIIAIKKAYDAKGINIPFPIRTIDFTNKLSLNKNGD from the coding sequence ATGCAGGATTTCAACATTCAAGATTCAATTAAAGGTATATGGGATAAGTTAGAAGGTTGGATGGACACTATAATTTTAGGTCTTCCAAACTTCCTATTAGCCATTCTGGTTTTCGTCATATTTATATTTATTGCCAAATATGCCGGGAAGATATTTGATAGAATTTTCCATAAAAGTATTAAGCAGGATTCCATCCGTCAAATGGCGGTCAAGGTTATTAAAGCTATAATAATACTGATTGGATTTTTTATCGCCTTAGGCTTATTGAATCTTGATACCGTATTAACTTCTGTTTTAGGAGCGGCTGGTGTTGTTGGTTTAGCTATTGGACTTGCCCTTCAGGGAACTTTAAACAATACGTTCTCTGGTTTGATCTTAAGCTTTTTACCTGAGCTTCAAATTGGGGATTGGGTAGAAACTAACGGTTTTGCAGGTTCTGTGATGGAGATTAATCTTAGAAATATTGTTATAAAGCAATCAGACAATAATTATGTAGTGATTCCTAACGGTAAAATCATTGATGAGCCTTTTAAGAATTTCACTAGAACATCACGCTCCCGAGTATTTGTAAACTGTGGAGTTGGCTATTCTTCAGATCTTGAAATGGTTCGAGATCTTACCATTAAAACTATTGAAGATATTTTTCCACAAAGAGGAAATGAAGAAGTGGAATTAATGTTTCAGGAGTTTGGTGATAGCTCTATCAATTATGTTTTGAGGTTCTGGACAGATGTAAGTAAGAATAGAGATATTTTAGTTGCTCAAAACACGGCAATTATAGCTATTAAGAAAGCTTACGATGCGAAAGGTATTAATATTCCATTCCCAATTAGAACAATTGATTTCACTAATAAACTTTCACTTAATAAGAATGGGGATTAA
- a CDS encoding metallophosphoesterase, which translates to MKKVKLLAPFFILSLVFSCATVEPKYRDGEPKSDFGYPDNKEIEKSFYLLGDGGYSPPGGTSLGLIAFKTFLDSVNKTENYTLFLGDNIYPDGMPPEGASGREAAEYRLDAQLDAIENYEGKVVVIPGNHDWYNEKLNGLERQRDYLKSKFDDILLWSPEIGCGLESLEISENIQLIVIDSQWYLEDWDKNPKINDNCAQIKTREAMFLELESEIKKNQNKTVLIALHHPVYTNGVHGGQYTIDRHIYPSQKKIPLPILGSLATLIRTTGGVSIQDAQNNRYKSLANRLSIIAQGSERVIFASGHEHSLQYIEHDSVKQIVSGSGSKASYATLSNDGVFAYNGQGFAVLDIFKDGSSWVSFYGNKENKPKLLFQKEILETPVPFEFKEYPDSFPQTITTSIYKEEEDTDKSPVHETVWGERYRELYGTDVTLKVADLDTLYGGLKVVREGGGHQTVSLRVKDSLGREYNIRRVRKDALLFLQNVAFKNQAVENKLENTVAENLLTDFYTAAHPYGFLAIPDLSSAAGVYHTNPKVFYLPKQEALGKYNSVHGDDIYMIVERPEEGWKGYEYFGNPDHDIVSTSDMLERLRRDEKYILDESAYVRARVFDMLIGDWDRHQDQWRWAEIEDAEGRHYFEPIPRDRDQVFSNFDGAFFGTLRALTGFANQFAVYGDDIKDVEWFNIAAMGLDRSLLQNTGKETWMKQAQYIQDNISDEVIAEAFSKLPKETMGETTQELIENVKGRRNNIVDIAERYYDQLSTLAIVTGTDKDDFIDVIRMEDGNTRVTITRNKEGERAENLSDKIYKFDETKEIWVYGLDDDDKIFVKGTGPSKIFVRVIGGQNNDSYTVENGGNLKLYDHKSLPNTVNELNNAKLRFTDNYEINTYDKDKKTFSSGSILPDLSYNPDEGFSFGLEYVKSVNKFKRNPFTSQYTFFGEYHSATNGFELAYEAEFASIVGNYNLLLGVNYTSPKYSENFFGFGNETRNFEDELDLDYNRVGLNEYAAKAALVNKTPFGSFFGFTASFEAIEVQDDEGRYVTEDFVSAAPDLFGRKYFAGLDAMYRYESYDDLLNPTRGMLFELNLGAKMNTAEPDRQYGYFKPYMGFYNALTRNRKLVIKTRAEAHINIGQEYEFYQSAQLGAESGLRGYRLERYSGKSSFGTGADLRYSFNTVKTSFLPFQLGVYGGYDLGRVWTEEGNSKVWHDSYGGGLWINSADAIQGKFSIFAGSEGARFQFTLGLKF; encoded by the coding sequence ATGAAAAAAGTTAAACTTTTAGCCCCGTTTTTCATCTTGTCCCTTGTTTTTTCCTGTGCCACGGTGGAACCTAAATATAGAGATGGCGAGCCAAAGTCTGATTTTGGATATCCTGATAATAAAGAAATTGAAAAATCATTTTATCTACTTGGAGACGGTGGTTATTCTCCTCCTGGGGGGACATCCCTGGGACTGATCGCTTTTAAAACATTTTTAGATTCGGTTAACAAAACTGAAAATTACACCCTATTTCTCGGAGATAATATTTATCCGGATGGAATGCCACCGGAAGGAGCATCAGGTCGTGAAGCTGCAGAATATCGTCTGGACGCCCAACTTGATGCCATAGAAAATTATGAAGGTAAAGTAGTGGTGATCCCCGGAAACCATGACTGGTACAATGAAAAACTAAACGGCTTAGAGAGACAAAGAGATTATCTTAAAAGCAAGTTTGATGATATTTTACTTTGGAGTCCGGAAATTGGTTGCGGATTAGAATCTTTAGAAATTTCAGAAAACATTCAGCTTATTGTAATTGATTCTCAATGGTATCTGGAAGATTGGGATAAAAACCCAAAGATTAATGATAATTGCGCTCAGATAAAGACCAGGGAGGCTATGTTCTTGGAGTTAGAGTCAGAGATCAAAAAGAATCAGAATAAAACAGTTTTAATTGCTTTGCATCACCCGGTTTATACCAATGGTGTGCACGGGGGTCAGTATACAATAGATAGGCACATTTATCCTTCTCAAAAGAAGATCCCTTTACCTATTCTAGGCTCATTGGCTACTTTAATTAGAACTACTGGAGGAGTCTCCATTCAGGATGCTCAGAACAATCGTTATAAATCTCTCGCCAACAGGTTATCTATAATCGCTCAGGGATCAGAAAGGGTGATTTTTGCCTCTGGACATGAACATTCTTTACAGTATATAGAGCATGATAGTGTAAAGCAGATCGTTTCCGGTTCGGGTTCTAAAGCATCTTATGCGACTTTGAGTAATGATGGCGTTTTTGCATATAACGGACAGGGTTTTGCTGTTCTGGATATTTTTAAAGATGGTTCTTCATGGGTGAGTTTTTATGGGAATAAAGAGAATAAGCCAAAGCTACTTTTTCAAAAGGAAATTTTAGAAACCCCGGTTCCATTTGAATTTAAAGAATATCCTGATAGTTTTCCGCAGACAATTACAACGTCTATATATAAGGAAGAAGAGGATACCGATAAAAGCCCGGTACATGAGACAGTCTGGGGGGAAAGATATCGTGAGCTTTACGGGACTGATGTTACTTTAAAAGTGGCTGATTTAGATACGCTTTATGGAGGGCTGAAGGTTGTTCGCGAGGGCGGAGGCCACCAAACGGTTTCTTTAAGAGTAAAAGATAGTTTAGGTAGAGAGTATAATATTAGAAGAGTGCGAAAAGATGCATTATTATTTCTTCAAAATGTAGCCTTTAAAAATCAAGCTGTTGAAAATAAGCTGGAAAATACAGTTGCTGAAAATCTTTTAACCGATTTCTATACGGCTGCTCATCCCTATGGTTTCCTGGCTATTCCAGACCTAAGTAGTGCGGCTGGTGTGTATCATACGAACCCAAAAGTATTTTATCTGCCCAAGCAGGAGGCATTAGGAAAATATAATTCGGTACATGGAGATGATATTTACATGATTGTAGAAAGACCTGAAGAAGGTTGGAAGGGATATGAATATTTTGGAAATCCAGACCATGATATTGTAAGTACTTCAGATATGTTGGAAAGATTAAGAAGGGATGAAAAGTATATTCTTGACGAATCGGCCTATGTTAGAGCGAGGGTTTTTGATATGTTAATTGGTGACTGGGATCGGCACCAGGATCAGTGGCGCTGGGCTGAAATTGAAGATGCTGAAGGAAGACATTATTTTGAACCAATACCCAGAGATCGTGACCAGGTATTTTCAAATTTCGATGGTGCTTTTTTCGGAACTTTAAGAGCACTTACAGGATTTGCCAATCAATTTGCGGTCTATGGAGATGATATTAAAGATGTTGAGTGGTTTAATATTGCCGCCATGGGCCTCGATAGATCTCTTCTTCAGAATACAGGAAAAGAAACGTGGATGAAACAGGCTCAATATATTCAGGATAATATCTCAGATGAAGTCATCGCTGAAGCCTTTTCAAAGCTTCCGAAGGAAACAATGGGCGAGACTACTCAGGAGCTTATAGAGAATGTAAAAGGGCGTCGTAATAATATTGTAGATATTGCTGAACGATATTATGACCAATTATCCACGTTAGCCATTGTTACAGGTACAGATAAAGACGACTTCATTGATGTGATTCGTATGGAAGATGGAAATACACGGGTTACAATAACTAGAAATAAAGAAGGGGAGCGGGCAGAAAACCTGAGTGATAAGATTTATAAATTTGATGAAACAAAAGAGATTTGGGTTTATGGATTGGATGACGATGATAAAATCTTTGTAAAAGGTACGGGACCTTCCAAAATTTTTGTTCGGGTAATTGGCGGACAGAATAATGATAGTTATACGGTAGAAAATGGAGGTAACCTAAAGCTTTATGATCATAAATCATTACCTAATACCGTAAATGAGCTAAATAACGCAAAGCTTAGATTTACAGATAATTATGAGATCAATACCTATGATAAGGATAAAAAGACCTTTTCATCAGGTTCTATTCTTCCAGATCTAAGTTATAATCCTGACGAGGGATTTTCATTTGGTCTTGAATACGTTAAATCTGTAAATAAATTTAAAAGAAATCCTTTTACTTCACAGTATACTTTCTTTGGAGAATATCACTCAGCCACCAATGGTTTTGAATTGGCTTATGAGGCTGAATTTGCTAGTATTGTTGGAAATTATAATTTATTACTGGGGGTAAACTATACGAGTCCTAAATATTCAGAGAACTTTTTTGGTTTTGGAAACGAAACCAGGAATTTTGAAGATGAGTTGGATTTAGATTATAATAGGGTTGGTTTAAATGAATATGCAGCCAAAGCAGCTTTAGTGAATAAAACACCTTTTGGTAGTTTCTTCGGATTTACGGCAAGTTTTGAAGCGATAGAGGTACAGGATGATGAAGGAAGATATGTAACCGAAGATTTTGTAAGTGCAGCTCCAGATTTATTCGGAAGAAAATACTTTGCTGGATTAGACGCGATGTACAGGTATGAGAGTTATGATGATCTTCTAAATCCAACCAGGGGGATGCTTTTTGAATTGAATCTTGGAGCAAAAATGAATACAGCTGAACCTGACCGACAGTATGGATACTTTAAGCCGTACATGGGATTCTACAATGCACTAACGCGTAATAGAAAACTGGTAATAAAAACAAGAGCTGAAGCCCATATAAATATTGGCCAGGAATATGAATTTTACCAATCTGCTCAATTAGGGGCAGAAAGTGGTTTGAGAGGTTATAGACTGGAGAGGTATTCAGGTAAAAGTTCATTTGGTACAGGTGCCGATTTACGATATTCCTTTAACACCGTAAAAACAAGCTTTCTTCCCTTTCAATTGGGAGTTTATGGAGGTTATGATCTAGGTAGAGTATGGACGGAAGAAGGAAACAGTAAGGTTTGGCATGATAGCTATGGTGGAGGCCTTTGGATTAATAGTGCAGATGCTATTCAGGGGAAATTTAGCATATTTGCCGGAAGCGAGGGAGCACGATTCCAATTTACGCTAGGTTTAAAGTTTTAA
- a CDS encoding Pycsar system effector family protein: MNNLIEKADKFVEELFKEKLPNTFIYHNYQHTERVVKSTKELIDNSEINVKEEEALILAAWLHDTGYIHTYKGHEEKSVEIAESFLKDNNATEDLIANVKQYILATRFSNTPKCLEEKIIRDADSSHFGKDYFEETSEFLRQELEMHNIKNFTNAEWLEENILVFTEKHQFYTDHALAEWKPKKEDNLLELIESKNKQEKKLTKEEHKARMKAKYKNENPERSIQTLFRVTLRNHIKLSDIADTKANILLSVNAIIISLALANLIPKLEAESNKHLLIPSLILVLFSVASIILSILSTRPNVTSGEFTKEQVKNRNVNLLFFGNYHKMPFEQFKWGMNKLLKDKDYVYEMLMLDLHLLGKVLHRKYFLLRLTYTVFMTGIIVSVIAFIFAFYSL, encoded by the coding sequence ATGAACAATCTCATAGAGAAAGCTGATAAATTTGTTGAAGAATTATTTAAAGAAAAATTACCAAACACCTTTATTTATCATAACTACCAGCACACAGAGCGGGTGGTTAAAAGTACTAAAGAATTAATCGATAATTCTGAAATTAATGTTAAAGAGGAAGAGGCTCTAATACTGGCGGCCTGGTTGCATGATACGGGGTACATTCATACGTATAAAGGGCATGAAGAAAAAAGTGTTGAAATTGCCGAATCTTTTCTTAAAGACAACAATGCCACTGAAGACCTTATTGCGAATGTTAAGCAATATATCTTAGCTACCAGATTCTCTAACACACCTAAATGCCTGGAAGAAAAAATAATAAGGGATGCAGATTCTTCTCATTTTGGAAAAGATTATTTTGAAGAAACCAGCGAATTTCTGAGACAGGAGCTGGAAATGCATAATATCAAGAATTTCACGAATGCCGAATGGTTGGAAGAAAACATCCTGGTGTTTACTGAAAAACATCAATTTTATACAGACCATGCTCTTGCTGAATGGAAGCCTAAGAAAGAAGACAATCTTCTAGAGCTGATAGAAAGTAAAAATAAACAGGAGAAAAAATTAACAAAGGAAGAACACAAGGCCAGGATGAAGGCGAAATATAAGAATGAGAATCCTGAAAGAAGTATTCAAACTCTTTTTCGCGTCACCTTAAGAAATCACATAAAATTAAGTGATATAGCAGATACCAAGGCAAACATTTTACTCTCTGTAAACGCTATCATTATCTCACTAGCTCTCGCAAATCTAATTCCAAAACTGGAAGCTGAATCAAATAAGCATTTACTTATTCCCAGCCTTATTTTAGTTCTTTTTAGCGTTGCGTCAATAATTCTCTCAATCTTATCTACGCGCCCAAACGTTACTAGTGGGGAATTCACAAAGGAACAGGTTAAGAATAGAAACGTAAACCTATTATTCTTCGGAAATTATCATAAAATGCCATTTGAACAATTTAAATGGGGCATGAACAAGCTTTTGAAAGATAAAGATTATGTTTATGAGATGCTTATGCTGGACCTGCACTTACTCGGTAAAGTATTGCATAGAAAATATTTTCTATTACGTCTTACGTACACTGTTTTTATGACAGGGATCATCGTTTCTGTAATCGCATTTATTTTTGCATTTTACTCACTGTAA